The genome window ATCATCGAACACAGCTACGACGGGATTCAGGAGTACGACAATCCGATGCCGGCGTGGTGGGTCACCATCTTCTGGGCGACGATCATCTTCTCGGCGATCTACGCCGTCAACCGCTTCGGGATCGGGGCGGGGAAGGGGCGGATCGCCGAATACGAAGCCGAGATGGCCGCGGCGCGGAAGGCACACCCGCCCGAGGCACCGAGTATCACGCCGGAGCAGCTGCTCGCGCTCGCCGCGTCGCCGGAGCGCGTACACGAAGGGCAGGAAATCTTCGCCAAGAACTGCAGCGCCTGTCATGCGACGGACGGCGGCGGAATCATCGGCCCTAACCTCACTGATGACGCGTGGATTCACGGCGGCCGGATCGAGCAGATCCACACGACCATCAACGGTGGCGTGCTCGCCAAGGGGATGCCAGCGTGGGGCCAGATCCTGAAGCCGAAAGACATCGATGAGGTGACGGCCTACGTGTGGTCGCTGCATGGCAGTCGTCCGGCGAAGCCGAAGGCGCCGGAAGGCGAGGTGATGGCCCGGTGACTGCCCCCGCCGCTCGCGGACGCGTGTTGCCGACCCTGAACGA of Gemmatimonadota bacterium contains these proteins:
- a CDS encoding cbb3-type cytochrome c oxidase N-terminal domain-containing protein, which gives rise to MSEQDRIIEHSYDGIQEYDNPMPAWWVTIFWATIIFSAIYAVNRFGIGAGKGRIAEYEAEMAAARKAHPPEAPSITPEQLLALAASPERVHEGQEIFAKNCSACHATDGGGIIGPNLTDDAWIHGGRIEQIHTTINGGVLAKGMPAWGQILKPKDIDEVTAYVWSLHGSRPAKPKAPEGEVMAR